Proteins found in one Ovis canadensis isolate MfBH-ARS-UI-01 breed Bighorn chromosome 20, ARS-UI_OviCan_v2, whole genome shotgun sequence genomic segment:
- the LOC138425644 gene encoding histone H2B type 1-C/E/F/G/I produces the protein MPEPAKSAPAPKKGSKKAVTKAQKKDGKKRKRSRKESYSVYVYKVLKQVHPDTGISSKAMGIMNSFVNDIFERIAGEASRLAHYNKRSTITSREIQTAVRLLLPGELAKHAVSEGTKAVTKYTSSK, from the coding sequence ATGCCTGAGCCAGCCAAGTCCGCTCCAGCCCCGAAGAAGGGCTCCAAGAAGGCGGTGACCAAGGCGCAGAAGAAGGACGGCAAGAAGCGTAAGCGCAGCCGCAAGGAGAGCTACTCCGTGTACGTGTACAAGGTGCTGAAGCAGGTCCACCCGGACACGGGCATCTCGTCCAAGGCCATGGGCATCATGAATTCGTTCGTGAACGATATTTTCGAGCGCATCGCGGGCGAGGCGTCGCGCCTGGCGCATTACAACAAGCGCTCGACCATCACATCCAGGGAGATCCAGACGGCCGTGCGCCTGCTGCTTCCCGGGGAGCTGGCCAAGCACGCCGTGTCTGAGGGCACTAAGGCGGTCACCAAGTACACCAGTTCCAAGTGA
- the LOC138425640 gene encoding histone H2A type 1, translating into MSGRGKQGGKARAKAKTRSSRAGLQFPVGRVHRLLRKGNYAERVGAGAPVYLAAVLEYLTAEILELAGNAARDNKKTRIIPRHLQLAIRNDEELNKLLGKVTIAQGGVLPNIQAVLLPKKTESHHKAKGK; encoded by the coding sequence ATGTCTGGACGTGGCAAACAAGGCGGCAAAGCTCGCGCCAAGGCCAAGACCCGCTCCTCGCGGGCCGGGCTCCAGTTCCCCGTGGGCCGAGTGCACCGGCTGCTCCGCAAGGGTAACTATGCCGAGCGGGTCGGGGCCGGGGCCCCGGTGTACTTGGCGGCGGTGCTGGAATACCTGACAGCCGAGATCCTGGAGCTGGCGGGCAACGCGGCCCGGGACAACAAGAAGACCCGCATCATCCCGCGTCACCTGCAGCTGGCCATCCGCAACGACGAGGAGCTCAACAAGCTGCTGGGCAAAGTCACCATCGCTCAGGGCGGTGTCCTGCCCAACATCCAGGCGGTGCTGCTgcccaagaaaactgagagccaTCACAAAGCGAAAGGCAAATAA
- the LOC138425632 gene encoding histone H3.1, producing MARTKQTARKSTGGKAPRKQLATKAARKSAPATGGVKKPHRYRPGTVALREIRRYQKSTELLIRKLPFQRLVREIAQDFKTDLRFQSSAVMALQEACEAYLVGLFEDTNLCAIHAKRVTIMPKDIQLARRIRGERA from the coding sequence ATGGCTCGTACAAAGCAGACGGCTCGCAAGTCCACCGGTGGCAAGGCGCCGCGCAAACAGCTCGCCACCAAGGCGGCCCGCAAGAGCGCGCCGGCCACCGGCGGCGTGAAGAAGCCGCACCGCTACCGGCCCGGCACGGTAGCTCTGCGCGAGATCCGCCGTTACCAGAAGTCCACGGAGCTGCTGATCCGCAAGCTGCCGTTCCAGCGGCTGGTGCGCGAGATCGCGCAAGACTTCAAGACTGACCTGCGCTTCCAGAGCTCGGCCGTGATGGCGCTGCAGGAGGCGTGCGAGGCCTATCTGGTGGGGCTCTTCGAGGACACCAACCTGTGTGCCATCCACGCCAAGCGCGTCACCATCATGCCCAAGGACATCCAGCTTGCTCGCCGCATCCGCGGGGAAAGGGCATAA
- the LOC138425653 gene encoding histone H4, with translation MSGRGKGGKGLGKGGAKRHRKVLRDNIQGITKPAIRRLARRGGVKRISGLIYEETRGVLKVFLENVIRDAVTYTEHAKRKTVTAMDVVYALKRQGRTLYGFGG, from the coding sequence ATGTCTGGACGCGGCAAGGGCGGTAAGGGCCTCGGAAAGGGGGGTGCTAAGCGCCACCGCAAGGTTCTTCGCGACAACATCCAGGGCATTACCAAGCCCGCTATTCGTCGTCTGGCTCGTCGTGGTGGCGTGAAGCGGATCTCTGGTCTCATCTATGAGGAGACTCGTGGGGTGCTAAAGGTGTTCCTGGAAAATGTGATTCGGGACGCGGTCACATACACCGAGCATGCCAAGCGCAAAACTGTCACCGCCATGGATGTGGTCTATGCGCTGAAACGTCAGGGACGTACCCTTTACGGCTTCGGCGGTTAA